A window of Ranitomeya variabilis isolate aRanVar5 chromosome 2, aRanVar5.hap1, whole genome shotgun sequence contains these coding sequences:
- the GTF2A1L gene encoding TFIIA-alpha and beta-like factor isoform X1 yields MAHSGNPNPVPKLYKSIIEDVIEGVSELFAEEGVDEQVLKDLKHLWETKVIQSKATEGFFRDHSNIPQFVLQLPQHLHQSLHASTVLQGSRNFSNFTGTDMSSIGSSGSFTLPPGLTYPIHLPAGMTVQTASGQLYKVTVPVMVTQAPGAPRVLQQPVQQYFQNLAQPPRPIPSSQFGGNVQVGQNWPQQVPQVSRPYEAVNGGEAERPPDSNFGYANGETFIQQVVDMQNQHVASNVINQPLNGLKQTNFNDTPPPLFSPKQTELTLTDNAEALNNLNMAQTVQGQEDYSSLLKSPSVDSVVDLLLLGDDEDVNKNIPLPNNNVNILDKLSTVANQMAPNDNEIIQVDGIGDTSSDEELGTVRDIDENEFLGIIDTEDLKALEDDSGSNDSTSNSSDDEDPEIDVIEEDPLNSGDDVSEQEVPDLFDTDNVIVCQYDKIHRSKNKWKFYLKDGVMCFGGKDYIFSKAIGEAEW; encoded by the exons TTGTGGGAAACCAAAGTTATACAGTCCAAAGCCACCGAAGGTTTCTTCAGAGATCACAGTAACATACCTCAGTTTGTTCTTCAGTTACCACAGCATTTACATCAGTCGCTGCATGCATCAACAG TTCTTCAAGGCAGTAgaaatttttcaaattttacagGAACCGACATG AGCTCAATTGGATCAAGTGGTTcgttcactttgccacctggcctcACATATCCCATTCACTTACCAGCTGGGATGACCGTACAGACAGCATCAG ggcagctttacAAAGTGACGGTGCCAGTGATGGTGACTCAGGCCCCTGGAGCGCCCAGGGTCCTCCAGCAGCCAGTTCAGCAGTATTTTCAGAATCTAGCTCAGCCGCCCCGACCGATCCCAAGTAGCCAGTTTGGTGGAAATGTTCAAGTAGGGCAAAATTGGCCACAGCAGGTGCCACAAGTCAGCAGGCCCTACGAAGCTGTAAATGGAGGTGAGGCAGAAAGGCCGCCGGATAGTAATTTTGGGTATGCTAACGGAGAGACATTTATTCAGCAGGTTGTTGATATGCAGAACCAGCACGTTGCAAGTAATGTGATTAATCAGCCATTGAATGGCTTAAAACAAACTAATTTTAATGATAcgcctccaccgctgtttagtccaaAGCAGACTGAATTAACCTTGACTGATAACGCTGAAGCTCTGAATAACTTAAACATGGCTCAGACGGTCCAAGGACAAGAAGACTACTCGAGTCTATTGAAATCGCCGAGCGTTGATAGCGTGGTTGACCTGTTATTACTGGGCGATGATGAAGATGTGAATAAAAATATACCGCTACCTAACAACAACGTAAACATTCTGGATAAG ttgtctaCTGTAGCGAATCAGATGGCTCCAAATGACAACGAAATAATTCAGGTTGATGGCATCGGGGATACGTCCTCTGATGAAGAGTTAGGAACGGTGAGAGATATTGATGAGAACGAGTTCCTGGGTATTATTGACACTGAAGATCTGAAGGCGCTGGAAGATGATTCTGGATCTAACGATTCCACCAGTAATAGCAGCGATGATGAGGATCCGGAGATTGACGTGATTGAGGAG gaTCCTTTAAATTCTGGAGATGATGTGAGTGAGCAAGAAGTTCCAGACCTTTTTGACACTGATAACGTTATAGTTTGTCAGTACGACAAG ATCCACAGAAGCAAAAATAAGTGGAAATTCTACTTAAAAGATGGAGTCATGTGCTTTGGAGGAAAAGACTATATTTTTTCAAAGGCCATCGGCGAGGCAGAATGGTGA
- the GTF2A1L gene encoding TFIIA-alpha and beta-like factor isoform X2 has translation MAHSGNPNPVPKLYKSIIEDVIEGVSELFAEEGVDEQVLKDLKHLWETKVIQSKATEGFFRDHSNIPQFVLQLPQHLHQSLHASTVLQGSRNFSNFTGTDMSSIGSSGSFTLPPGLTYPIHLPAGMTVQTASGQLYKVTVPVMVTQAPGAPRVLQQPVQQYFQNLAQPPRPIPSSQFGGNVQVGQNWPQQVPQVSRPYEAVNGGEAERPPDSNFGYANGETFIQQVVDMQNQHVASNVINQPLNGLKQTNFNDTPPPLFSPKQTELTLTDNAEALNNLNMAQTVQGQEDYSSLLKSPSVDSVVDLLLLGDDEDVNKNIPLPNNNVNILDKLSTVANQMAPNDNEIIQVDGIGDTSSDEELGTVRDIDENEFLGIIDTEDLKALEDDSGSNDSTSNSSDDEDPEIDVIEEDPLNSGDDIHRSKNKWKFYLKDGVMCFGGKDYIFSKAIGEAEW, from the exons TTGTGGGAAACCAAAGTTATACAGTCCAAAGCCACCGAAGGTTTCTTCAGAGATCACAGTAACATACCTCAGTTTGTTCTTCAGTTACCACAGCATTTACATCAGTCGCTGCATGCATCAACAG TTCTTCAAGGCAGTAgaaatttttcaaattttacagGAACCGACATG AGCTCAATTGGATCAAGTGGTTcgttcactttgccacctggcctcACATATCCCATTCACTTACCAGCTGGGATGACCGTACAGACAGCATCAG ggcagctttacAAAGTGACGGTGCCAGTGATGGTGACTCAGGCCCCTGGAGCGCCCAGGGTCCTCCAGCAGCCAGTTCAGCAGTATTTTCAGAATCTAGCTCAGCCGCCCCGACCGATCCCAAGTAGCCAGTTTGGTGGAAATGTTCAAGTAGGGCAAAATTGGCCACAGCAGGTGCCACAAGTCAGCAGGCCCTACGAAGCTGTAAATGGAGGTGAGGCAGAAAGGCCGCCGGATAGTAATTTTGGGTATGCTAACGGAGAGACATTTATTCAGCAGGTTGTTGATATGCAGAACCAGCACGTTGCAAGTAATGTGATTAATCAGCCATTGAATGGCTTAAAACAAACTAATTTTAATGATAcgcctccaccgctgtttagtccaaAGCAGACTGAATTAACCTTGACTGATAACGCTGAAGCTCTGAATAACTTAAACATGGCTCAGACGGTCCAAGGACAAGAAGACTACTCGAGTCTATTGAAATCGCCGAGCGTTGATAGCGTGGTTGACCTGTTATTACTGGGCGATGATGAAGATGTGAATAAAAATATACCGCTACCTAACAACAACGTAAACATTCTGGATAAG ttgtctaCTGTAGCGAATCAGATGGCTCCAAATGACAACGAAATAATTCAGGTTGATGGCATCGGGGATACGTCCTCTGATGAAGAGTTAGGAACGGTGAGAGATATTGATGAGAACGAGTTCCTGGGTATTATTGACACTGAAGATCTGAAGGCGCTGGAAGATGATTCTGGATCTAACGATTCCACCAGTAATAGCAGCGATGATGAGGATCCGGAGATTGACGTGATTGAGGAG gaTCCTTTAAATTCTGGAGATGAT ATCCACAGAAGCAAAAATAAGTGGAAATTCTACTTAAAAGATGGAGTCATGTGCTTTGGAGGAAAAGACTATATTTTTTCAAAGGCCATCGGCGAGGCAGAATGGTGA